The Synechococcus sp. WH 8016 genome includes a region encoding these proteins:
- the cbiD gene encoding cobalt-precorrin-5B (C(1))-methyltransferase CbiD: MTQSLTDLPSGLTLPVWVAAAARAATQVLCGQTFENPQSLQIPGRDQALGVPVQSAAPLHGGEQALAISRCDPGPGLDLTRDLEIWVQARWSQSQTGCLETGWLEIVPGEGIGRKGREGDLCASDFARRLLEANLRDLVSPGQCLQLEVVFPRGRELAQRTSNAAFGVVDGLALIGTQAEVQSSASPDQLRASLDALQLIAGASDFCGSLTLVIGENGLDLAHQLGLADQQPLLKAGNWIGPLLVASAEAGVSNLLLLGYHGKLVKLAGGIFHTHHHLADGRLEVLAAIALQQGLGVDLIKELLGCASMESALQQLEKRDCAEADRVWQAIAQAVEGRSEAYLKRYGAWPMRVGAALFDRQRQLRWTGLTGHSLLARCGLGIHLQGGEAGFDPSLR, translated from the coding sequence ATCACCCAATCCCTCACAGATCTCCCCTCAGGGCTGACTCTCCCCGTCTGGGTTGCCGCTGCAGCTCGCGCGGCTACGCAGGTGTTGTGTGGGCAGACGTTTGAAAATCCACAATCGCTGCAGATTCCAGGTCGCGATCAGGCCCTAGGCGTGCCCGTGCAATCGGCAGCACCCTTGCATGGGGGTGAGCAAGCGTTGGCGATCAGCCGCTGCGATCCAGGTCCAGGTCTTGATCTCACGCGGGATTTAGAAATTTGGGTTCAGGCGCGTTGGAGTCAATCGCAAACAGGTTGCTTAGAGACAGGTTGGTTAGAGATCGTGCCGGGGGAGGGGATTGGCCGAAAGGGGCGTGAAGGTGATCTTTGCGCTTCTGACTTTGCTCGCCGTTTGTTGGAGGCAAATCTGCGAGACCTGGTGTCTCCTGGTCAATGTCTGCAGTTGGAAGTTGTGTTTCCGCGTGGCCGCGAGCTGGCCCAGCGCACCAGTAATGCGGCGTTTGGCGTGGTGGATGGTTTGGCCTTGATTGGCACGCAAGCGGAGGTGCAGTCGAGTGCATCGCCCGATCAGCTGCGCGCCAGCCTTGATGCTCTTCAGTTGATTGCGGGAGCTTCCGACTTCTGCGGATCGCTCACCCTGGTGATTGGGGAAAATGGGCTTGATCTCGCCCATCAGCTGGGTCTTGCCGATCAACAGCCTTTGCTGAAGGCAGGGAACTGGATTGGGCCATTGCTTGTGGCGAGTGCGGAAGCGGGGGTGAGCAACCTGCTGTTGCTGGGTTATCACGGAAAGCTGGTCAAATTGGCTGGCGGGATTTTTCACACTCACCACCATTTGGCGGATGGTCGTTTAGAGGTTCTTGCGGCGATTGCCCTGCAGCAGGGACTCGGTGTGGATCTGATCAAAGAGCTGCTGGGTTGTGCGTCGATGGAATCGGCGCTTCAACAGCTCGAGAAGCGAGATTGCGCCGAGGCGGATCGGGTTTGGCAAGCGATTGCACAGGCGGTTGAAGGGCGAAGCGAGGCCTATCTAAAGCGTTATGGCGCCTGGCCTATGCGGGTCGGTGCGGCGCTCTTTGATCGCCAACGCCAGTTGCGTTGGACTGGCTTGACAGGGCACTCCCTTCTCGCGCGTTGCGGACTGGGCATTCATCTGCAAGGGGGAGAGGCCGGTTTTGATCCTTCTCTACGCTGA
- a CDS encoding alanine--glyoxylate aminotransferase family protein — protein MQDKLTLMIPGPTPVPETVLKAMGRHPIGHRSGEFQAVVERTTAQLRWLHQTNNDVLVITGSGTAAMEAGIINTLSRGDRVICGDNGKFGERWVKVARAYGLEVDVIKADWGQPLDPDNFRTALEADSDKTIRAVILTHSETSTGVINDLETISRHVQAHGTALTIADCVTSLGATNVPMDDWKLDVVASGSQKGYMMPPGLSFVAMSERAWTAYERSDLPKFYLDLGPYRKTAAKNSNPFTPAVNLYFALDAALEMMQAEGLEAIFARHARHRDAAQAAMKAIGLALFAAEGHGSPAITAVAPEGMDAELLRKTIKDRFDILLAGGQDHLKGKVFRIGHLGFVCDRDVLTAVAAIEAVLHSLGLHKGQMGAGLTAASAVLSNN, from the coding sequence GTGCAGGACAAGCTCACCCTGATGATCCCCGGACCCACCCCGGTGCCAGAAACGGTTCTGAAAGCGATGGGACGCCATCCCATCGGGCACCGCAGCGGTGAGTTTCAAGCGGTGGTGGAACGGACAACGGCTCAACTGCGCTGGCTGCATCAGACCAACAACGACGTGCTGGTGATCACCGGTAGCGGCACAGCGGCGATGGAAGCTGGAATCATCAACACGCTCAGCCGCGGAGATCGGGTGATCTGTGGCGACAACGGCAAGTTCGGCGAGCGCTGGGTGAAGGTGGCGCGTGCCTACGGCCTTGAGGTGGACGTCATCAAGGCGGACTGGGGACAACCCCTCGACCCAGACAACTTCCGGACCGCGTTAGAAGCCGACAGCGACAAAACGATCCGCGCGGTGATCTTGACCCATTCAGAAACCTCCACAGGGGTGATCAACGATCTTGAAACGATCAGCCGCCATGTCCAAGCCCATGGCACAGCGCTGACCATCGCCGACTGCGTCACCAGCCTCGGCGCAACCAACGTGCCCATGGATGACTGGAAGCTGGATGTGGTCGCATCTGGATCCCAAAAGGGCTACATGATGCCTCCAGGACTCAGCTTCGTCGCCATGAGTGAGCGGGCTTGGACGGCCTACGAGCGCTCGGATCTGCCCAAGTTCTATTTGGATTTGGGTCCCTATCGAAAAACGGCCGCGAAAAACAGCAATCCGTTCACGCCGGCCGTGAATTTGTACTTCGCTCTTGATGCTGCCCTGGAGATGATGCAGGCAGAAGGTCTAGAAGCAATTTTTGCCCGCCATGCGCGTCACCGCGATGCAGCACAAGCGGCCATGAAAGCGATCGGCTTGGCACTGTTTGCAGCCGAAGGCCATGGAAGTCCGGCCATTACGGCAGTCGCACCTGAAGGAATGGATGCGGAATTGCTGCGTAAAACCATCAAAGATCGCTTCGACATCCTGTTAGCTGGCGGTCAAGACCACCTCAAAGGAAAAGTTTTTCGCATTGGCCATCTCGGATTTGTATGCGATCGAGATGTCTTGACGGCCGTCGCTGCCATTGAAGCCGTGTTGCATTCCCTCGGCTTGCATAAGGGCCAGATGGGTGCTGGACTTACTGCCGCATCTGCCGTTTTAAGCAATAATTAG
- a CDS encoding glycosyltransferase family 1 protein, producing MRIAFFTETFLPKVDGIVTRLTKTVKHLVDAGDEVVVFCPEGAPSNYMGAKVVGVPAMPLPLYPELKLALPRPAVSEAIDAFQPDLIHVVNPAVLGLGGIWLAKSKSIPLIASYHTHLPKYLEHYGMGMLEPLLWELLKAAHSQAVLNLCTSTAMVQELSDKGIQHTALWQRGVDTELFRPELRSQELRQRLLGAYDDRGSLLLYVGRLSAEKQIERIRPVLEALPDTRLALVGDGPHRQQLEKHFEGTATTFVGYLAGEELAGAYASGDAFLFPSSTETLGLVLLEAMAAGCPVVGANRGGIPDIISDGVNGCLYEPDGADAGAGSLIEATRKLLGNDLERQTLRNAARSEAERWGWAGATEQLRGYYRQVLSSEISSAA from the coding sequence TTGAGAATCGCCTTCTTTACCGAAACTTTCCTCCCCAAAGTCGACGGCATCGTCACCCGGCTCACCAAAACGGTGAAGCATCTGGTCGATGCCGGAGATGAGGTGGTGGTGTTTTGTCCGGAAGGTGCACCCAGCAACTACATGGGAGCCAAGGTGGTGGGCGTTCCCGCCATGCCCTTGCCGCTCTACCCAGAGCTGAAGCTGGCCTTGCCGCGGCCTGCGGTCTCCGAAGCCATCGATGCCTTCCAGCCAGACCTGATCCACGTCGTCAATCCAGCGGTTTTGGGTTTGGGAGGCATCTGGCTCGCCAAGAGCAAATCCATCCCCCTCATCGCCAGCTATCACACCCATCTGCCGAAATATCTCGAGCACTACGGCATGGGCATGCTCGAACCGTTGCTTTGGGAGCTGCTGAAAGCAGCGCATAGCCAAGCCGTGCTCAATCTCTGCACCTCCACCGCGATGGTGCAAGAGCTCAGTGACAAGGGCATCCAACACACCGCCCTCTGGCAGCGAGGCGTGGATACGGAGCTGTTCCGGCCCGAACTGCGTAGCCAAGAACTCCGTCAACGCTTGCTCGGTGCATACGACGACCGCGGCTCACTGCTGCTGTACGTCGGGCGGCTCTCGGCAGAAAAACAGATCGAACGGATCCGCCCCGTGCTCGAAGCCTTGCCCGATACCCGACTGGCGCTCGTCGGCGACGGACCCCACAGGCAACAGTTGGAGAAGCATTTCGAAGGAACGGCCACCACCTTTGTGGGCTATCTGGCTGGAGAAGAACTTGCGGGGGCCTATGCCAGCGGTGATGCCTTCCTCTTTCCCTCCAGCACCGAAACCCTGGGCCTTGTGTTGCTTGAAGCAATGGCCGCCGGCTGTCCGGTGGTGGGAGCCAATCGCGGCGGCATTCCAGACATCATCAGCGACGGCGTGAACGGCTGTCTTTATGAACCAGACGGGGCCGATGCAGGGGCGGGGAGCTTGATCGAAGCCACCCGCAAGCTGCTCGGCAATGATCTCGAACGTCAAACCCTCCGCAATGCCGCCCGCTCGGAAGCTGAGCGCTGGGGCTGGGCCGGAGCCACAGAACAATTACGCGGCTACTACCGCCAAGTGCTCTCCTCAGAGATCTCCTCAGCGGCGTAA
- a CDS encoding HNH endonuclease: MHSRDAVFLEDLCPKLRNRRWRQSIHLHTSNRCIYCGKPSESIDHVFPLSRGGMSVTENCVPACLSCNGQKSDADVFDWYRRQRFYDPRRAMAIRAWIDSDLSLAMKLLQWAQPEHNQPPHSERPKGSHPHGDDEQNWGLRTA, encoded by the coding sequence ATGCACAGCCGGGATGCGGTTTTCCTAGAGGATCTCTGTCCCAAGCTGCGCAATCGACGCTGGCGTCAATCGATCCATCTCCACACCAGCAACCGTTGCATTTATTGCGGCAAACCTTCTGAATCCATCGACCATGTGTTCCCCCTGAGCCGGGGGGGGATGAGCGTGACTGAAAATTGTGTTCCAGCTTGCCTGTCGTGCAACGGACAGAAATCTGACGCCGATGTTTTTGATTGGTACCGGCGTCAACGCTTTTATGATCCGCGCCGCGCCATGGCGATTCGTGCCTGGATTGATAGCGATCTGAGCCTCGCCATGAAATTGCTGCAATGGGCTCAGCCTGAACACAACCAACCACCCCATTCTGAACGGCCAAAAGGCTCCCACCCCCATGGGGATGACGAACAGAACTGGGGGCTTCGTACGGCCTGA
- the mrdA gene encoding penicillin-binding protein 2: MTRSASPQRDAQRQSGLRQQPLVLFGLVLLFCSAMVARLVWLQVLEGPRYRQLADENRIRLVPRSPTRGRLLDRKGRVLASSKLTYSLYVEPRLVDDAAWPALRDRLASLLDLNPSTLDRRRQSGPDRNGYRINLASELSPEQVLRFREQSLGLKGAQVDVDILRAYPHGTLAAHTLGYTQPITEEEYTALADRGYKIRDRIGRIGVEAAYESHLRGEWGGQMLEVNAMGEVQRHLGDRPSVAGKDLTLTLDLDLQKVAEQVLADKPGGAIVAMDPRNGAILALASKPNFDPNFFSKLVTTQKEYDALFSNPKKPLLSRAMNAYDPGSTWKPVTAMAGMASGKFPAEVKLNTTACITYGGHCFPDHNGAGFGRIGYADALRFSSNTFFYQVGVGSGSLALKKAATQLGFGRKTGIEIGWEENVGLVGDEAWAKEGRGWAEPGSTPWIPEDMASASIGQSVVQITPLQLARAYCVFANGGWLVTPHLADQGLDWTAPSRRTKVPIKPATLAKIRQGLRKVVEDGTGYGLNGEGIPPAAGKTGTAEDSTGGPDHAWFASYAPYPNGEIVVVAFAQNTPGGGSVHALPMAKKVIEVWNRNRKQT; the protein is encoded by the coding sequence ATGACGCGCTCTGCTTCTCCCCAAAGGGACGCTCAGCGTCAAAGTGGATTGCGCCAGCAGCCCCTGGTCTTGTTCGGATTGGTGCTGTTGTTTTGCAGCGCCATGGTTGCTCGCTTGGTCTGGCTCCAGGTGTTGGAGGGCCCCCGCTACAGGCAGTTGGCGGATGAAAATCGCATTCGCTTGGTACCCAGATCGCCAACGCGTGGCCGTCTTCTTGATCGCAAAGGGCGGGTTTTGGCCTCCAGCAAGCTCACCTATTCGCTGTATGTGGAGCCGCGCTTGGTGGATGATGCGGCCTGGCCGGCCTTGCGCGACCGGCTTGCCAGTCTTCTCGATCTCAACCCATCCACCCTGGATCGTCGGCGCCAGTCGGGCCCAGACCGCAATGGTTACCGCATCAATTTGGCCAGTGAACTCAGCCCTGAGCAGGTGCTGCGTTTCCGGGAGCAATCCCTCGGCCTGAAGGGAGCTCAAGTGGACGTGGACATTCTTCGCGCCTATCCCCACGGAACGCTGGCAGCCCATACCCTCGGCTACACCCAGCCGATCACGGAGGAGGAGTACACCGCCCTGGCTGATCGGGGCTACAAAATTCGCGATCGGATTGGTCGCATCGGCGTTGAGGCGGCCTACGAGTCCCATTTACGGGGCGAATGGGGCGGTCAAATGCTTGAAGTGAATGCCATGGGTGAGGTGCAAAGGCACTTAGGCGATCGTCCCTCCGTGGCGGGCAAAGACCTCACCCTCACGCTCGATCTTGATCTTCAGAAGGTGGCTGAACAGGTTTTGGCTGATAAGCCTGGCGGCGCAATCGTGGCCATGGACCCTCGCAACGGAGCGATCTTGGCGCTTGCGAGCAAGCCGAATTTTGACCCCAATTTTTTCTCGAAACTGGTTACCACGCAGAAGGAGTACGACGCGCTGTTCTCCAATCCCAAAAAGCCGCTGTTGAGCCGTGCCATGAATGCCTATGACCCTGGCAGCACGTGGAAGCCTGTGACAGCGATGGCAGGAATGGCGTCAGGCAAATTTCCAGCTGAGGTCAAGTTGAACACCACCGCTTGCATCACCTACGGCGGTCACTGTTTCCCTGATCACAATGGCGCTGGCTTTGGCCGGATTGGCTACGCCGATGCCCTGCGCTTCTCCAGCAACACGTTTTTCTATCAAGTGGGTGTGGGTTCTGGTTCGCTTGCTCTCAAGAAGGCGGCCACCCAGCTTGGCTTTGGGCGCAAGACGGGGATTGAGATTGGTTGGGAGGAAAATGTGGGTCTCGTGGGAGATGAAGCCTGGGCGAAGGAGGGCCGCGGCTGGGCGGAGCCTGGGTCCACGCCTTGGATTCCAGAGGACATGGCTTCTGCGTCGATTGGCCAGTCCGTGGTGCAGATCACCCCACTTCAACTGGCACGGGCTTACTGCGTGTTTGCCAATGGTGGCTGGCTCGTCACCCCCCATCTGGCCGATCAAGGTTTGGATTGGACGGCTCCATCGCGGCGTACCAAGGTGCCGATCAAGCCAGCAACCCTGGCCAAGATCCGTCAAGGTTTGCGCAAGGTGGTGGAGGACGGCACCGGCTACGGCCTGAATGGGGAGGGCATTCCTCCTGCGGCCGGTAAGACCGGTACGGCGGAGGACAGCACGGGCGGTCCAGATCATGCCTGGTTTGCCAGTTATGCCCCTTACCCGAACGGCGAGATTGTCGTGGTGGCCTTCGCTCAAAACACCCCGGGTGGTGGTTCAGTGCATGCGCTGCCGATGGCCAAAAAAGTGATTGAGGTCTGGAACCGCAACCGTAAGCAGACTTGA
- a CDS encoding DEAD/DEAH box helicase: MRRIRPRGVWRGSRLGWEFPLAAAEALLQRFERRFRVDEELMRWLHWHRHPLPPLPPHRELIAHADLDQRLRDGRLPMPHQRSGARWLLARRGAVLADEMGLGKTLTVLLAARALLRALPLRLLVVAPVGLHSHWRREAAALELMPELCSWARLPSELPEAGTLLLVDEAHYAQTLRAQRTQGFLRLARHPRLRAIWMLTGTPMKNGRPDQLYPLLAAMDHPIARDQHSYEELFCQGHFREQGGRQRWQTTGASRLDELRRLTRPLVLHRRKQQVLDLPPKQRMFEGIDLDAEELKGFDYRLRLVIDDYRQRVAEGLVRSDAESLAVLTALRQIAAEFKLPAAQQLIQRLRQQHKPIVLFSSFVDPLLLLHERLGGVLLTGRQKPEQRQLAVDRFQAGETDLLLATFAAGGLGFTLHRAQHVVLLERPWTPGDIDQAEDRCHRIGKEGGLISHWLQLGLADQLVDALVASKAERIKLLLGPRRVTLERQPLPTMLSRCLQDL, from the coding sequence ATGCGCAGAATTCGTCCCCGGGGCGTATGGCGTGGTTCTCGGCTGGGTTGGGAATTTCCGCTTGCGGCAGCTGAGGCTCTGTTGCAACGGTTTGAACGGCGCTTCCGGGTGGATGAGGAGCTGATGCGTTGGTTGCATTGGCATCGTCATCCGCTCCCCCCTCTGCCGCCTCATCGAGAGCTGATTGCGCACGCTGATCTGGATCAACGCTTGCGTGACGGCCGCTTACCAATGCCTCATCAGCGCTCTGGTGCTCGCTGGTTGTTAGCGCGGCGCGGGGCGGTGCTGGCCGATGAGATGGGTCTCGGTAAAACCCTCACCGTGTTGCTGGCGGCGAGAGCTTTGCTGCGCGCCTTGCCGCTGCGGTTGTTGGTTGTGGCCCCTGTGGGGTTGCATTCGCATTGGCGCCGTGAGGCCGCGGCCCTTGAGCTCATGCCGGAGCTTTGTAGTTGGGCGCGCCTTCCGTCTGAGCTCCCGGAGGCGGGCACCTTGCTGCTCGTCGATGAGGCCCATTACGCCCAAACTCTGCGGGCGCAACGCACCCAGGGTTTTTTGCGTCTTGCCCGGCATCCCCGCCTGCGAGCCATTTGGATGCTCACGGGCACACCCATGAAGAACGGCCGGCCTGATCAGCTGTATCCCTTACTCGCTGCCATGGACCATCCCATTGCTCGGGATCAGCACTCCTATGAGGAATTGTTTTGTCAGGGGCATTTCCGCGAGCAGGGCGGACGGCAGCGTTGGCAAACCACAGGCGCCAGTCGATTGGACGAGCTGCGACGCTTGACCCGACCGCTGGTTTTGCATCGTCGAAAGCAGCAGGTTTTGGACCTCCCCCCCAAACAGAGGATGTTTGAAGGGATCGATCTCGACGCTGAGGAGCTCAAGGGTTTTGATTACCGCCTGCGGCTGGTCATCGATGACTATCGCCAGCGGGTGGCGGAGGGATTGGTGCGGTCTGATGCCGAATCCTTGGCGGTCCTGACAGCTTTGCGGCAAATTGCAGCCGAATTCAAGTTGCCGGCTGCGCAACAGTTGATTCAGCGTTTGCGCCAGCAGCACAAGCCGATCGTCTTGTTCAGCAGCTTTGTGGATCCGTTGCTGCTGCTCCACGAACGCCTGGGAGGCGTTTTGCTGACAGGCCGGCAGAAACCTGAGCAGCGGCAGTTGGCTGTCGACCGCTTTCAAGCTGGGGAGACCGACTTACTCCTGGCCACCTTTGCTGCCGGTGGGCTTGGGTTTACGCTCCACCGCGCTCAGCATGTGGTGCTCTTGGAACGGCCTTGGACGCCTGGAGACATCGATCAGGCGGAAGATCGTTGCCATCGCATTGGTAAAGAAGGAGGCCTGATCAGCCATTGGCTTCAGCTTGGCCTTGCCGATCAGCTTGTGGACGCTTTGGTGGCTAGCAAAGCGGAACGGATTAAACTGCTGCTGGGTCCGCGTCGCGTCACGCTCGAGCGTCAGCCGTTGCCCACGATGCTGTCCCGTTGTTTGCAGGATTTATGA
- a CDS encoding DUF6554 family protein yields MVRLRQRLALLLPVAGLAGLTFIAPPSASSSVDSAAKGAQIYCFMRSNGNDHKVSWEAAYALIKRQKSGMFKTSPEHAAVMITEAVVKEPGSYPDCGKYLGDLFGSSKGSNGLQSTIDSTINPAAPSSSSNTSSSSNTTSSDWSEDDRYSY; encoded by the coding sequence ATGGTTCGTCTGCGCCAGCGCCTTGCCCTTTTACTGCCCGTGGCTGGACTGGCAGGACTGACTTTCATCGCTCCACCTAGCGCCTCCAGCTCCGTTGATTCGGCCGCGAAAGGAGCTCAGATTTACTGCTTCATGCGCAGCAATGGAAATGATCACAAAGTGAGCTGGGAAGCGGCTTATGCCCTGATCAAACGCCAAAAAAGCGGAATGTTCAAGACATCACCAGAACATGCGGCGGTGATGATCACAGAAGCTGTGGTGAAAGAACCGGGTAGCTACCCAGATTGCGGCAAATATCTCGGCGATCTCTTCGGTTCATCCAAAGGTTCGAATGGCCTGCAAAGCACCATCGACAGCACGATCAATCCTGCAGCTCCATCAAGCTCGTCTAACACCTCAAGCTCGTCCAACACAACCTCCTCCGACTGGAGCGAGGACGACCGCTACAGCTATTGA
- the guaA gene encoding glutamine-hydrolyzing GMP synthase, whose translation MSSVQSEGQRKPAIVILDFGSQYSELIARRVRETEVFSVVLGYSTSAEELRALSPRGIILSGGPSSVYADEAPLCDPAIWDLGIPVLGVCYGMQLMVQQLGGQVVAATGKAEYGKAPLVVNDPTELLTNVESGSTMWMSHGDSVEALPDGFVRLAQTANTPEAAIANHSRRLYGVQFHPEVVHSTGGMVMIRNFVYHICGCDPDWTTEAFIDEAVANVREQVGKKRVLLALSGGVDSSTLAFLLKKAIGDQLTCMFIDQGFMRKGEPEFLMEFFDRKFNIHVEYINARDRFIKKLDGITDPEEKRKIIGTEFIRVFEEESKRLGPFDYLAQGTLYPDVIESAGTNVDPKTGERVAVKIKSHHNVGGLPKDLRFKLVEPLRKLFKDEVRKVGRTLGLPEEIVSRHPFPGPGLAIRILGEVTEERLDCLRDADLIVREEVNAAGLYHEIWQAFAVLLPVRSVGVMGDKRTYAWPIVLRCVSSEDGMTADWSRLPYDLMETISNRIVNEVKGVNRVVMDITSKPPGTIEWE comes from the coding sequence ATGTCATCAGTCCAGAGCGAAGGTCAGCGCAAACCGGCCATCGTCATTCTTGATTTCGGTTCTCAGTACTCGGAACTGATTGCACGCCGCGTTCGTGAGACGGAGGTCTTCTCCGTGGTGTTGGGCTACAGCACCAGCGCTGAAGAATTACGGGCTTTGTCTCCTCGTGGAATCATCCTCAGCGGAGGCCCGAGTTCGGTCTATGCCGATGAAGCTCCCCTCTGTGATCCAGCGATTTGGGATCTGGGCATCCCGGTGCTGGGGGTCTGCTACGGCATGCAGTTGATGGTTCAGCAGCTTGGTGGTCAGGTGGTGGCGGCCACGGGTAAGGCCGAATACGGCAAGGCTCCGCTCGTGGTGAATGACCCAACGGAACTTCTCACGAATGTGGAGAGTGGATCCACGATGTGGATGAGTCACGGTGATTCCGTAGAGGCCTTGCCAGATGGCTTTGTGCGTTTAGCGCAAACAGCGAATACGCCTGAGGCCGCGATTGCGAACCACAGTCGACGTTTATATGGCGTTCAATTTCACCCTGAAGTGGTTCATTCCACCGGTGGAATGGTGATGATTCGCAATTTTGTGTATCACATCTGCGGCTGCGACCCGGATTGGACCACGGAGGCTTTTATCGATGAAGCGGTTGCCAATGTGCGTGAGCAGGTTGGCAAAAAGCGCGTGCTGCTTGCCTTGTCAGGCGGTGTGGATTCTTCAACCCTTGCTTTTTTATTGAAGAAAGCGATTGGAGATCAACTCACCTGCATGTTTATTGATCAAGGCTTCATGCGCAAAGGCGAGCCTGAATTCTTGATGGAGTTTTTTGATCGCAAATTCAATATTCATGTGGAGTACATCAATGCTCGCGATCGGTTTATTAAGAAGCTTGATGGCATTACAGACCCAGAGGAGAAGCGCAAAATCATCGGTACGGAATTCATCCGTGTGTTTGAAGAGGAGAGCAAGCGCCTTGGCCCCTTCGATTACCTCGCCCAGGGCACGCTGTATCCGGATGTGATTGAGAGTGCTGGCACCAACGTGGATCCCAAAACCGGAGAGCGTGTGGCGGTGAAGATCAAGAGCCATCACAACGTGGGAGGGCTTCCTAAGGATTTGCGCTTCAAGTTGGTGGAGCCCCTACGCAAACTCTTCAAGGATGAAGTTCGCAAGGTGGGCCGCACACTCGGGTTGCCCGAGGAGATCGTCAGTCGTCATCCTTTCCCTGGACCTGGACTGGCGATTCGCATCTTGGGCGAAGTGACGGAGGAAAGGCTTGATTGTTTGCGTGATGCCGATCTGATTGTGCGCGAGGAGGTGAATGCGGCGGGGCTGTATCACGAGATTTGGCAAGCGTTTGCCGTGCTTCTTCCCGTGCGCTCCGTGGGTGTGATGGGCGATAAGCGCACCTATGCCTGGCCAATCGTGCTGCGCTGTGTGTCGAGTGAGGACGGCATGACCGCTGATTGGTCAAGGCTTCCCTATGACCTGATGGAAACGATTTCCAATCGGATCGTGAATGAGGTGAAAGGAGTGAATCGTGTGGTGATGGACATCACCAGCAAGCCGCCAGGAACGATTGAGTGGGAATGA
- a CDS encoding AbrB family transcriptional regulator → MPPLTTVLLYLLAGTSMGLLATRTGIPAAPLAGALIGAAMVSMSGRLEVAQWPAGTKTCLEIAIGTVIGTGLTKASLDQLQQLWKPAVLITLTLVLTGIVVGLWSSRLLGVDPLVTLLGAAPGGISGMSLVGADYGVGAAVAALHAVRLITVLLVIPVVVKLLTPLGLGDS, encoded by the coding sequence ATGCCCCCACTCACAACGGTGCTCCTCTACCTCTTGGCCGGAACGAGCATGGGGTTGCTGGCCACTCGCACCGGAATTCCTGCTGCTCCACTGGCAGGCGCACTGATCGGAGCAGCCATGGTGAGCATGAGTGGGCGTCTCGAGGTCGCCCAATGGCCAGCAGGCACCAAGACCTGTCTTGAGATTGCCATTGGCACCGTGATCGGTACAGGCCTGACTAAAGCCTCACTCGATCAACTGCAGCAGTTGTGGAAGCCTGCCGTTTTGATCACGCTCACCCTCGTGCTCACCGGCATTGTGGTGGGGCTGTGGAGCAGCAGGCTGCTGGGCGTTGATCCTCTTGTCACCCTTCTGGGTGCAGCACCTGGAGGCATCAGCGGCATGAGCCTGGTGGGGGCTGACTACGGCGTTGGAGCAGCCGTTGCGGCACTGCATGCCGTTCGCCTAATCACAGTCTTGCTGGTCATCCCTGTTGTTGTGAAATTGCTCACTCCGCTTGGGCTTGGTGATTCCTGA